A genomic stretch from Psilocybe cubensis strain MGC-MH-2018 chromosome 1, whole genome shotgun sequence includes:
- a CDS encoding hypothetical protein (Uncharacterized protein PYUK71.03c): MSALLNVVADNAPDAIMGKDAEKGAAVHSFDPDASPQEKGAQAGKGKEDLQSVRTQPPIQTGKYSHSLDIPIYTFTECVSTLELKMEPAPSPQPAVPTIVIEDAGGEDEKKPIVTAKDTDQVAQDIQDEAADEIPGSFNKGPYVIPDWYKVGWRQMSGIDNPPLSEGEERDKGILDRFLSEQYYGTWYHNAGIIVFAVLATHYLTVFRFGWGWLFIVLAVCNTYYSTSMERVRRYARDDIQRELVKTRLASEHETADWINNFLDRFWLMYEPVLSQTIVSSVDQILSTNTPAFLDSLRLTHFTLGTKAPRIDKVRTFPKTEEDIVMMDWGLSFTPKDTSEMTERQILDQVKPKITLSVRLGKGLATAALPILVEDISFSGLLRIRMKLMSNFPHVQVVDICFLEKPVIGYVLKPIGGETFGFDIANIPGLSSFIRDMTHATLGPMMYDPNVFSLNLEQMLSGKPLDAAIGVIQVIVRSARGITGTKIGGGTPDPYVSLTINNRAELAATKYKKNTYNPTWMETKYILINSLKDRLDLNVLDYNDHRKNTLMGSATFELAKLLEDSTQEDLVSPLLKDGKERGELRYDVNYYPVVEVEEGKEELLDSTVGIVRLVIHQAKELDHTKSLSGDLNPLAKVYLNGARSAAYSTPCFKHTNNPVWEASYEYLCTDKNAATVTIKAIDDRDFLKDPVVGYMTIALQDLLASSGQAGKDWFPLSGCKTGRVRLSAEWKPLSMAGALHGSEQYAPPIGVVKLVIDKAVDVKNVEATLGGKSDPYVRVQVQNVTKGRTETLMLECMDYQHLTKDRSLGSVDLHVSDLATETPDDVQHRYQSRGVKTMADPIRLDKGNAHKGTLYYSAEFIPTLNVKFHKFETQNTEAGQLARQQGGDDDGGYVTDSSSSDGHDVPPGVTITSDPKSPVKPAKSSDSMSISGQSTKSSKSQKSNGTDSARRNSGGSAPTSPVTPVTPATPATSTPEKKEVFVEMSDEELLAQQSGIIVFHVISGRLAKKGRVEVLLDDGYWPCFSTVKARSVHAQFGYVGEGFVKEVDFGRVWLRLNEADENSKDDIVAEWKGDSKAFLQATMSGPRTYELMDEDGKNVSSVTVEARYIPVPVKLEPRESVNNQGILRVDLIDGHEIRGVDRGGKSDPYAVFQLNGQKVFKSQTKKKTVTPEWNEHFEVSVPSRYNADFSLELFDWNQIEQAKSLGTAKIDLSDIEPFLAQERTLNLVSQKHGEKGQIRVRLVFQPEIIAKSRKNTSTFTTAGRAMTTLGGLPVNAGKGVFHGVTGVFKRSGGDKDVVEEAAGVPADLPTGQASQPVGVSDHMQSGHANFPSSESNGHAAVAINEPGTLRVTVLDAKDLPHHDVKPYATVRLGDKEHKTKHTGKTDSPEWNESFIFAASAMTPKMFIWLHDHKTLGKDKEIGEGEIDIWRHIKPVGISSADVFVELRQGGLVRLRFEFDASSNPNLSSSASTHSGEQMTRTTSILSSPSRFSIRGRRPNEHDDS; encoded by the exons ATGTCTGCTCTTCTCAACGTCGTAGCAGACAACGCCCCGGACGCTATTATGGGCAAGGATGCCGAAAAGGGCGCTGCTGTCCACTCTTTCGACCCAGACGCCTCCCCCCAGGAAAAGGGCGCACAAGCTGGCAAGGGTAAAGAGGACCTGCAAAGTGTCAGGACCCAACCACCCATTCAGACAGGCAAGTACT CCCACAGTCTCGACATTCCAATCTACACGTTTACTGAATGTGTTTCTACTCTAGAGCTCAAAATGGAGCCTGCACCGTCGCCCCAGCCAGCAGTGCCTACCATCGTCATTGAAGACGCAGGTGGTGAAGACGAAAAGAAACCCATCGTCACGGCCAAAGATACAGACCAAGTTGCCCAGGACATCCAGGACGAGGCCGCAGACGAAATCCCTGGCTCCTTCAACAAAGGCCCATATGTCATTCCTGACTGGTACAAAGTCGGCTGGCGGCAAATGTCAGGTATTGACAATCCACCCTTGTCCGAGGGCGAGGAACGGGACAAGGGGATCCTCGACAGGTTCCTCTCAGAGCAGTATTACGGCACCTGGTATCATAATGCTGGCATTATTGTCTTC GCTGTCTTGGCTACACACTACCTCACCGTCTTCAGATTTGGTTGGGGATGGCTCTTCATCGTGCTCGCCGTCTGCAATACATATTACTCAACCTCCATGGAGCGTGTCAGACGCTACGCACGCGACGACATTCAACGCGAGCTCGTCAAAACGCGTCTCGCTTCCGAGCACGAGACCGCTGACTGGATAAACAACTTTCTCGACCGGTTCTGGCTCATGTACGAGCCCGTGCTCTCGCAAACTATCGTCTCTTCTGTTGACCAAATCCTGAGCACCAACACACCTGCCTTCCTCGATTCGCTGAGGTTGACCCACTTTACTTTGGGCACTAAAGCGCCGCGCATCGACAAAGTCCGCACCTTCCCCAAAACGGAAGAGGACATTGTAATGATGGACTGGGGGCTATCGTTTACCCCTAAAGACACCTCGGAGATGACTGAGAGGCAGATTCTAGATCAGGTTAAACCGAAGATTACGCTCTCAGTGCGGTTGGGTAAGGGTCTGGCGACTGCGGCGCTGCCTATTCTAGTGGAAGACATTTCATTTAGTGGGCTTCTGCGAATTCGCATGAAGCTCATGTCCAACTTCCCCCACGTCCAGGTCGTGGACATTTGTTTCTTGGAAAAACCCGTCATTGGATATGTGCTCAAGCCTATCGGTGGAGAAACGTTCGGATTCGATATTGCAAAT ATTCCAGGGCTCTCGAGCTTCATTAGAGATATGACGCACGCGACGCTTGGGCCGATGATGTATGACCCTAATGTGTTCAGCTTGAACTTGGAGCAGATGCTTTCGGGTAAACCGTTGGATGCTGCTATTGGTGTTATCCAGGTTATCGTGCGCTCTGCGCGTGGAATCACGGGCACCAAAATCGGTGGTGGCACTCCGGATCCTTACGTCAGTTTGACCATCAATAACCGCGCTGAACTGGCTGCGACGAAGTACAAGAAAAACAC GTACAACCCAACATGGATGGAGACTAAATACATTCTTATCAACTCCTTGAAGGACCGTCTGGATCTCAATGTCCTTGATTACAATGATCACCGCAAGAACACTTTGATGGGTTCTGCCACCTTTGAATTAGCTAAATTGCTGGAGGATTCAACGCAAGAGGATCTCGTGTCTCCACTGTTGAAGGACGGAAAGGAACGCGGTGAATTGCGCTACGATGTCAACTACTATCCTGtcgttgaagttgaagaggGCAAAGAGGAATTGCTCGATTCCA CTGTTGGCATTGTGCGCCTGGTTATCCATCAAGCCAAGGAGCTGGATCACACCAAGTCGCTATCTGGCGATCTGAACCCCCTCGCAAAAGTCTACCTCAACGGCGCTCGATCCGCGGCTTATTCTACCCCATGCTTCAAGCACACCAACAACCCCGTCTGGGAAGCCTCATACGAGTACCTATGCACGGACAAGAACGCGGCGACGGTCACCATCAAGGCTATCGACGACCGCGACTTTTTGAAAGACCCGGTTGTAGGTTATATGACGATTGCCCTGCAGGATCTGCTTGCGTCGAGTGGTCAGGCTGGGAAGGATTGGTTCCCTCTGAGCGGGTGCAAGACCGGTCGTGTGAGGTTGTCGGCCGAGTGGAAGCCGCTTAGCATGGCGGGTGCGCTCCATGGTTCCGAGCAGTATGCACCGCCCATTGGTGTCGTCAAGTTGGTAATTGACAAGGCGGTTGATGTAAA GAACGTAGAAGCCACGCTGGGCGGCAAGAGTGATCCTTATGTCCGAGTGCAAGTACAGAATGTCACAAAGGGTAGAACCGAG ACTCTCATGCTCGAATGCATGGATTATCAACACTTGACAAAAGACCGATCACTAGGCTCTGTCGACCTCCATGTGTCCGACCTGGCTACAGAAACACCAGACGACGTACAACACCGCTATCAATCACGCGGTGTCAAGACCATGGCCGACCCTATACGTCTCGACAAGGGTAACGCGCACAAGGGAACACTCTACTATTCGGCAGAATTCATCCCCACGCTCAACGTCAAATTCCACAAGTTCGAGACGCAGAACACTGAAGCGGGACAGCTTGCGCGTCAGCAGGgaggcgacgacgacggcggcTACGTGACGGACTCTTCGTCTTCGGACGGACACGATGTTCCTCCGGGTGTGACGATCACGTCCGACCCGAAGAGCCCTGTCAAGCCTGCCAAGTCGTCGGATTCGATGAGCATTTCTGGGCAATCGACCAAGAGCTCGAAATCCCAGAAGTCGAATGGAACGGACTCGGCAAGGAGGAACTCTGGAGGGAGTGCACCGACCAGTCCCGTTACACCTGTTACTCCAGCGACGCCAGCGACTTCTACGccagagaagaaggaagtaTTTGTCGAGATGAGCGACGAGGAATTGCTTGCCCAAC AATCTGGAATTATTGTGTTCCATGTGATCTCTGGTAGACTTGCAAAGAAGGGGCGTGTGGAAGTGCTTCTTGACGATGGGTACTGGCCATGCTTCAGCACTGTCAAGGCTCGCAGTGTGCACGCCCAGTTCGGTTATGTCGGTGAAGGGTTTGTCAAGGAAGTCGACTTTGGACGCGTCTGGCTCCGTTTGAACGAGGCGGACGAAAACTCGAAGGATGATATCGTTGCAGAATGGAAGGGCGATTCAAAAGCATTCCTGCAAGCAACCATG TCGGGTCCACGTACCTATGAGCTTATGGATGAGGATGGCAAGAATGTATCATCTGTGACCGTCGAGGCCCGCTATATCCCTGTTCCCGTCAAGCTGGAGCCACGCGAAAGTGTCAACA ACCAAGGCATTCTGCGTGTTGATCTTATTGATGGCCATGAGATCCGTGGTGTTGACAGAGGAG GAAAATCTGATCCTTATGCTGTCTTCCAACTCAATGGCCAAAAGGTTTTCAAGTCCCAGACTAAAAAGAAGACAGTTACTCCCGAATGGAATGAACACTTTGAAGTCTCTGTG CCTTCACGATACAATGCGGACTTTTCACTCGAGCTCTTTGATTGGAACCAGATAGAACAGGCCAAGAGCTTGGGAACAGCTAAAATTGATCTTTCTGACATCGAACCTTTCCTGGCTCAAGAACGCACTCTCAACCTCGTCAGCCAGAAACACGGCGAAAAGGGTCAAATCCGCGTGCGGTTAGTATTCCAGCCTGAAATCATTGCCAAATCGAGGAAGAACACTTCGACCTTTACTACCGCTGGACGTGCGATGACCACTCTGGGTGGCTTGCCCGTTAACGCCGGAAAGGGTGTTTTCCATGGTGTCACTGGTGTATTCAAACGCAGCGGAGGGGACAAGGACGTGGTAGAAGAAGCTGCCGGTGTGCCTGCGGACTTGCCCACTGGACAAGCTTCTCAGCCGGTTGGCGTGTCTGATCATATGCAGTCGGGGCATGCAAACTTCCCATCATCCGAAAGTAATGGACATGCAGCTGTCGCCATCAATGAGCCAGGCACTCTCCGAGTCACTGTGCTGGATGCTAAAGACCTTCCTCACCACGACGTCAAACCTTACGCCACGGTCCGCTTGGGCGATAAGGAGCACAAAACAAAGCATACCGGCAAAACCGATTCGCCAGAATG GAACGAATCTTTCATTTTTGCAGCGTCTGCTATGACGCCCAAAATGTTCATCTGGCTTCACGATCACAAAACTCTTGGGAAAGATAAAGAGATTGGCGAGGGAGAAATCGAT ATCTGGCGTCACATCAAGCCAGTAGGTATTTCGTCAGCAGATGTCTTTGTCGAACTGCGACAAGGAGGACTTGTCAGACTGCGCTTCGAGTTCGATGCATCATCCAATCCGAACCTAAGCAGTAGTGCTTCGACACATTCTGGAGAGCagatgacgaggacgacATCTATTCTTTCATCTCCCTCGCGCTTTAGCATACGAGGACGACGCCCTAACGAGCATGACGACTCATGA